Proteins found in one Desulfovibrio sp. genomic segment:
- a CDS encoding TusE/DsrC/DsvC family sulfur relay protein, which produces MAEITYKGKSFEVDEDGFLLRFDDWCPEWMDYVKESEGISEINADHQKILDFLQDYYKKNGIAPMVRILSKNTGYKLKEVYELFPSGPGKGACKMAGLPKPTGCV; this is translated from the coding sequence ATGGCTGAGATCACCTATAAAGGTAAAAGCTTTGAAGTTGACGAAGACGGTTTCCTTCTGCGTTTTGACGACTGGTGCCCCGAATGGATGGACTATGTGAAGGAATCCGAAGGCATCTCTGAGATCAACGCTGATCACCAGAAGATCCTTGACTTCCTGCAGGACTACTACAAGAAGAACGGCATCGCCCCCATGGTCCGTATTCTTTCCAAGAACACCGGCTACAAGCTGAAGGAAGTGTACGAACTCTTCCCCTCCGGCCCCGGCAAAGGCGCCTGCAAAATGGCCGGCCTGCCCAAGCCCACTGGCTGCGTGTAG
- a CDS encoding DJ-1/PfpI family protein translates to MHQNIQRSLQPLALLLALLAAFWTIGAEAQAGQTSAQVENGNMYDAVPKPASRHLTLGVLLFPGFEMLDAYGPMEMWGSLKHAPTRFWGEESDRVDIRLVTVAAEKGAVASNQGPKTLAEYSYADAPALDCLLVPGGIGVIPLLQDKATLSWVRAQAKNTKLVMSVCNGASLLAAAGLLDGRLATTNKMAFKASIAPGPKVNWVPKARWVDDGSVVTSSGVSAGMDMTLAVIARLFGQTMSDWLALVTEYEPHRDPSWDPFAAKAGLAE, encoded by the coding sequence ATGCACCAGAATATTCAGCGCAGTCTGCAACCACTGGCCCTCTTGCTGGCACTGCTTGCGGCGTTCTGGACGATTGGCGCAGAGGCGCAGGCCGGGCAAACCTCCGCTCAGGTGGAAAATGGCAATATGTACGATGCCGTTCCCAAGCCTGCCTCAAGGCATCTGACACTTGGCGTTTTGCTCTTTCCCGGATTTGAAATGCTGGATGCCTACGGCCCCATGGAAATGTGGGGCAGCCTCAAGCATGCGCCCACCCGTTTTTGGGGCGAAGAATCTGACCGCGTGGACATCAGGCTCGTGACTGTAGCGGCGGAGAAGGGGGCGGTGGCTTCCAATCAGGGGCCAAAAACGCTGGCGGAGTACAGCTATGCTGACGCCCCTGCGCTGGACTGTCTGCTTGTTCCAGGTGGCATAGGCGTTATCCCCTTGCTGCAGGACAAAGCAACCCTGAGCTGGGTACGGGCGCAGGCCAAGAATACCAAACTCGTCATGTCTGTGTGTAACGGGGCTTCACTGCTTGCCGCCGCAGGGCTGTTGGACGGCAGGCTTGCCACCACCAACAAAATGGCCTTTAAGGCGTCCATAGCCCCTGGCCCGAAGGTGAACTGGGTGCCCAAGGCCCGCTGGGTGGATGACGGCTCGGTTGTGACATCATCGGGAGTTTCTGCCGGTATGGACATGACCCTGGCGGTTATAGCCCGCCTGTTCGGACAGACCATGAGCGACTGGCTTGCTCTCGTGACGGAATACGAGCCCCACCGTGACCCTTCCTGGGATCCTTTTGCCGCAAAGGCTGGACTGGCGGAGTAG
- a CDS encoding phosphodiester glycosidase family protein translates to MNTRQFFFIATDAIRPAWRVIRSLPTIWLAALIVCCTIATPRPGLAAPDQQGDQPPGAVLPAEGRAPAQPAADPHAMQPADAAAAKGGVDAQGRADWRELEPGLLFGEFQLNEGDARLTVLRIDPAAFDFTLCSRAQDGGPSRQLNQWGEQYNLVAAINASMYLPDASTSTGYMRQGSHVNNGRVVQRFGAFFVAGPDEPTLPKAAILDRDSPLWRQQMDHYDLVIQNYRMINADRRILWSPGGPHYSISAVAQDGDGQILFMHCRQPVEAYSFAQQVLHLPLNVRTVMYVEGGGQAGLLVRSAALTRELVGLSPSGLLVTGDLRAVLPNVLGARRKNVEGNSSGNAGGTPGSVDTRPATPVEMQAPPASAPAPAANADQAQPATDTPAQPVLTNPSGQAPSGTTPNMAAPTKTEAASDAEAAPTNATQPAQAQDAAASAAAPSETPKASPAESAPPTAPLTEPGTSIAPPASSPEGASLPKGQNE, encoded by the coding sequence ATGAATACCCGGCAGTTTTTCTTTATAGCAACGGACGCAATCCGGCCCGCGTGGCGGGTAATCCGCAGTCTGCCGACCATTTGGCTGGCTGCCCTGATTGTCTGTTGCACCATAGCCACGCCCCGGCCCGGCCTTGCCGCGCCAGACCAGCAGGGCGATCAGCCCCCCGGTGCGGTATTGCCCGCCGAGGGCCGCGCGCCTGCGCAGCCTGCCGCGGACCCTCACGCCATGCAGCCCGCAGATGCCGCTGCCGCCAAAGGGGGCGTGGACGCCCAGGGCCGGGCCGACTGGCGGGAGCTTGAACCGGGCCTTCTGTTTGGCGAATTTCAGCTCAACGAAGGGGATGCCCGCCTCACCGTCCTGCGTATTGACCCTGCCGCATTTGACTTTACCCTCTGCTCCCGCGCGCAGGATGGAGGCCCATCCCGCCAGCTGAACCAGTGGGGCGAACAGTACAACCTTGTTGCGGCCATCAACGCCAGCATGTACCTGCCCGACGCTTCCACCAGCACTGGCTACATGCGCCAGGGTTCGCATGTGAACAACGGGCGCGTGGTGCAGCGTTTTGGCGCTTTTTTTGTGGCCGGGCCGGATGAACCCACCCTGCCCAAGGCAGCCATCCTTGACCGCGACAGCCCCCTGTGGCGGCAGCAGATGGATCACTATGATCTTGTGATTCAAAACTACCGCATGATCAATGCCGACAGGCGCATCCTCTGGTCGCCCGGCGGCCCGCACTACTCCATTTCCGCAGTGGCGCAGGACGGTGACGGGCAGATTCTCTTCATGCACTGCCGCCAGCCCGTGGAAGCCTATTCCTTTGCGCAGCAGGTCTTGCACCTGCCCCTCAACGTGCGCACCGTCATGTATGTGGAAGGCGGGGGCCAGGCTGGCCTGCTGGTCCGTTCCGCGGCGCTGACCCGCGAGCTTGTGGGCCTGAGCCCCAGCGGCCTGCTGGTGACTGGCGATCTGCGGGCAGTGCTGCCCAATGTGCTTGGCGCGCGCCGCAAAAACGTTGAAGGAAATTCCAGCGGCAACGCTGGCGGCACTCCCGGCAGCGTGGACACAAGGCCCGCAACACCTGTGGAAATGCAAGCGCCCCCCGCTTCTGCGCCAGCACCTGCAGCAAATGCGGATCAAGCTCAGCCCGCAACCGACACTCCTGCGCAACCGGTACTGACCAATCCCTCCGGGCAAGCTCCTTCAGGCACTACACCCAACATGGCTGCCCCCACCAAGACAGAAGCCGCTTCTGACGCCGAGGCTGCTCCGACAAACGCAACTCAGCCTGCGCAAGCCCAGGACGCCGCAGCAAGCGCCGCTGCCCCGTCTGAAACACCCAAGGCTTCCCCGGCAGAATCGGCTCCCCCTACTGCCCCGCTCACAGAACCGGGCACGTCCATTGCCCCTCCGGCATCCAGCCCGGAAGGCGCAAGTTTACCCAAGGGGCAGAACGAGTAG
- a CDS encoding PBP1A family penicillin-binding protein has protein sequence MKIRLSLKKCALWFMGIVIVCGLLGGGAVTMLFYWASRDLPDLNRIAEYKQPQATVVLARDGSTLGTLYHEKRFVIGLKDMSRYLPMSFLAAEDDAFYRHMGIDPVAIARAAINNFRKGRQGEGGSTITQQLIKQLLLTSERSYTRKMKEAILAYQLERNFTKDQILTIYLNQIYLGEHAFGVESAARTYFGKHASDITLAESAVIAGLPKAPSSYNPFRRPEEAKNRQMYVLGRLRDLKWITQAEYDQAVAEPLVYWSMPEGMGGAAQWYLEEARRLLVEFFTESNLRALGVETTKYGADYVYEAGLTVQTAMDPAHQTAAGAALRRGLEELDKRQGWRGPVEQLDPAKQKEFLAKNQFSPLDLAGGDWVKALVTAVDTKEVKVALGQGYTGIVPVSAMSWARKPNPKVAAANAPAIKDPRQVVAVGDVIWVSAEEITVTETNAKGRKEQKTIPFDSSTVKKNIPIHLRLQQDPLVQGAIASVEPQSGDVVALIGGYQFGDSHFNRATQARRQPGSSFKPVVYSTAMDFGFTPASTVLDAPFVYVNPYTNEVWRPSNYEHNYKGELPLHTALALSRNTCTVRVAQQVGIANVVQRAKALGLEPHFPQELAISLGAVAVSPLNLTQAYAAFANQGLGVRPRIITSISDPQGRVLYRQEVEHWQAVSPQNAYIMDTLLKEVVNSGTGGRAKIDGRIIAGKTGTTNDERDAWFMGFSPYLVTGVYVGYDQVQSLGRLEQGGRTAAPIFRYYRSEVEDRYPKDDFVMPEGIVMADGLAFKADQPMQGASATSPTTADGTAVDTSEGGEDLMRQMF, from the coding sequence ATGAAAATTCGTCTGTCCCTGAAAAAATGCGCCCTCTGGTTTATGGGCATCGTTATAGTCTGCGGCCTTTTGGGCGGCGGCGCGGTGACCATGCTTTTTTACTGGGCCTCGCGCGACCTGCCCGACCTGAACCGTATCGCCGAATACAAGCAGCCGCAGGCTACTGTCGTTCTGGCGCGTGACGGCTCAACCCTTGGCACCCTCTATCACGAAAAGCGCTTTGTCATTGGCCTCAAGGATATGTCGCGCTATCTGCCCATGTCTTTTCTGGCTGCGGAAGACGACGCCTTTTACAGGCACATGGGCATTGACCCCGTGGCCATCGCGCGCGCCGCCATCAACAACTTCCGCAAAGGACGCCAGGGCGAGGGCGGCAGCACCATAACCCAGCAGCTCATCAAGCAGTTGCTGCTCACATCCGAGCGCAGCTATACCCGCAAGATGAAAGAGGCCATTCTGGCCTATCAGCTTGAAAGAAACTTCACCAAGGATCAGATCCTTACCATATATCTGAACCAGATATATCTGGGTGAACACGCCTTTGGCGTGGAGTCGGCTGCCCGCACCTATTTTGGCAAGCACGCCTCTGACATCACCCTGGCCGAAAGCGCCGTCATCGCGGGCCTGCCCAAGGCCCCCAGTTCCTACAATCCCTTCCGCAGGCCGGAAGAAGCCAAGAACCGGCAGATGTACGTGCTTGGCCGGCTGCGCGACCTCAAATGGATCACCCAGGCCGAATATGATCAGGCCGTGGCCGAGCCGCTGGTCTACTGGAGCATGCCCGAGGGCATGGGTGGTGCGGCCCAGTGGTATCTTGAAGAAGCCCGCCGCCTGCTGGTGGAATTTTTTACGGAATCCAACCTCCGCGCTCTGGGGGTGGAAACCACCAAGTACGGCGCGGATTATGTGTATGAAGCGGGCCTGACCGTACAAACGGCCATGGATCCAGCACATCAGACCGCAGCTGGCGCGGCCCTGCGCCGTGGGCTGGAAGAACTGGACAAGCGCCAGGGCTGGCGCGGTCCAGTGGAGCAGCTTGACCCTGCAAAGCAAAAAGAATTTTTGGCGAAAAACCAGTTTTCTCCCCTTGATCTCGCTGGCGGCGACTGGGTGAAAGCCCTTGTGACCGCCGTGGACACCAAGGAAGTCAAGGTGGCGCTGGGCCAGGGCTATACGGGCATCGTGCCGGTTTCGGCCATGTCCTGGGCGCGCAAGCCCAACCCCAAGGTTGCGGCCGCCAACGCGCCAGCCATCAAAGACCCCCGTCAGGTAGTGGCGGTTGGCGATGTAATCTGGGTTTCCGCAGAAGAAATCACGGTTACGGAAACCAATGCCAAGGGCCGCAAAGAGCAGAAAACCATTCCTTTTGATTCCTCTACGGTCAAAAAGAATATCCCCATCCATCTGCGCTTGCAGCAGGACCCGCTGGTGCAGGGGGCCATTGCCTCCGTGGAACCGCAGAGCGGCGACGTTGTGGCCCTCATTGGCGGCTACCAGTTTGGCGACAGCCACTTTAACCGCGCAACGCAGGCCCGGCGTCAGCCAGGTTCCAGCTTCAAGCCCGTGGTCTATTCCACGGCCATGGACTTTGGCTTTACGCCTGCCTCCACGGTGCTGGACGCGCCCTTTGTGTATGTGAACCCCTACACCAATGAAGTGTGGCGGCCCTCGAACTACGAACACAACTACAAGGGAGAACTGCCCCTGCACACGGCTCTGGCCCTTTCCCGCAATACCTGCACAGTGCGCGTGGCGCAGCAGGTGGGCATAGCCAATGTGGTGCAGCGCGCCAAGGCTCTGGGGCTTGAACCGCATTTTCCGCAGGAGCTGGCCATCAGCCTCGGCGCAGTGGCCGTGTCGCCGCTTAACCTTACGCAGGCCTACGCAGCTTTTGCCAACCAGGGGTTGGGGGTGCGCCCGCGCATCATCACCTCCATCAGCGACCCGCAGGGCCGGGTGCTCTACAGGCAGGAAGTGGAGCACTGGCAGGCTGTCAGCCCCCAGAACGCCTACATTATGGACACTCTGCTCAAGGAAGTTGTCAATTCCGGCACTGGCGGGCGCGCCAAAATCGATGGGCGCATCATAGCGGGTAAAACCGGCACCACCAATGATGAACGCGATGCGTGGTTCATGGGCTTCTCGCCCTACCTCGTGACCGGCGTCTACGTGGGCTACGATCAGGTGCAGAGCCTTGGCCGCCTTGAACAGGGCGGGCGTACTGCCGCCCCCATCTTCCGTTACTACCGCAGTGAAGTGGAAGATCGCTACCCCAAGGACGACTTTGTAATGCCCGAGGGTATTGTGATGGCCGATGGTCTGGCTTTCAAGGCCGACCAGCCCATGCAGGGTGCATCTGCGACCTCCCCCACCACTGCTGATGGAACGGCAGTGGATACCTCGGAAGGCGGCGAAGACCTGATGCGCCAGATGTTCTAG
- a CDS encoding rubredoxin has product MQKYVCGVCGYEYDPAENDNVPFEDLPDDWTCPVCGVGKDQFTPA; this is encoded by the coding sequence ATGCAAAAGTATGTTTGCGGCGTTTGCGGCTACGAATACGACCCCGCTGAAAACGACAACGTGCCTTTTGAAGATCTGCCCGATGACTGGACCTGCCCCGTTTGCGGCGTGGGTAAAGACCAGTTCACCCCTGCCTAA
- a CDS encoding CBS and ACT domain-containing protein: MPVQNWMTTDVVSVGPDTSLLKVGKLMKDHHIRRIPVVDENGQVVGIISDRDVRDASPSKATTLDMYEMHYLLAELKAKNIMTAKPITVKPTDTVEQAALIMLDNKVGGLPVVDDSGKLVGIISDHDVFKALVDITGARMGGLQFAIELPDQPGTARPLFDLLRAHNARLLSVLTVSNTDGNRQLFIRVRDLENSKAEQELMDGVGKLGKVLYCQH, translated from the coding sequence ATGCCTGTACAGAATTGGATGACCACCGATGTTGTCAGCGTTGGCCCCGATACATCGCTGCTCAAAGTGGGCAAGCTCATGAAGGATCACCACATCCGCCGCATCCCGGTTGTTGATGAAAACGGTCAGGTCGTTGGCATTATCTCTGACCGCGACGTGCGCGACGCCTCCCCCTCCAAGGCCACCACGCTCGACATGTACGAAATGCACTATCTGCTGGCTGAGCTGAAGGCCAAAAACATTATGACGGCCAAGCCCATCACCGTCAAACCGACCGACACTGTCGAGCAGGCAGCCCTGATCATGCTGGACAACAAGGTTGGCGGCCTGCCGGTGGTGGACGACAGCGGCAAGCTTGTGGGCATCATTTCTGACCACGATGTTTTCAAAGCCCTGGTCGACATCACCGGCGCACGCATGGGCGGCTTGCAGTTTGCCATAGAATTGCCCGACCAGCCCGGCACGGCGCGCCCCCTGTTTGACCTCCTGCGCGCGCACAATGCCCGTTTGCTCTCGGTGCTGACCGTCTCCAACACCGATGGCAATCGCCAACTGTTCATCCGTGTGCGCGACCTTGAAAATTCCAAGGCCGAGCAGGAGCTTATGGACGGTGTCGGCAAGCTCGGCAAAGTGCTCTATTGCCAGCACTAA
- a CDS encoding desulfoferrodoxin has translation MPTQLEVYKCTHCGNIVEVLHGGGADIVCCGDPMKLMVEGATDGALEKHVPVIEKVDGGYMVKVGSVAHPMEEKHYIEWIELLADGRSYTKFLKPGDAPEAFFAIDAAKVTAREYCNLHGHWKAEN, from the coding sequence ATGCCCACGCAACTCGAAGTGTATAAGTGTACCCACTGCGGCAATATCGTTGAAGTTCTCCATGGCGGCGGCGCAGACATCGTCTGCTGTGGCGACCCCATGAAGCTGATGGTCGAAGGCGCAACCGACGGCGCGCTTGAAAAGCATGTGCCTGTTATCGAAAAGGTTGATGGCGGCTACATGGTCAAGGTCGGCAGCGTTGCCCACCCCATGGAAGAAAAACACTACATTGAATGGATCGAGTTGCTGGCCGACGGCAGGAGCTACACCAAGTTCCTGAAGCCCGGCGATGCGCCCGAAGCCTTCTTTGCCATTGACGCTGCCAAGGTTACCGCCCGCGAATACTGCAATCTGCACGGTCACTGGAAGGCGGAGAACTAG
- a CDS encoding LarC family nickel insertion protein, producing MLLYLDCSGGISGDMTLAALAHLGVDYAPLAAALARAGVDCRIDARGETRPGGPGKMVAVSWNAEGQPLRHPADIAAIFGRVDVSPGVRSCALAALNALTEAEAHAHQIAPAEVHFHEVGAIDTLVDILGAAYAVEALGVSRICASPLPWFTGSVECAHGRIPLPAPATAYLMRGKPVFATDAREELVTPTGAALVDALVDQFASGPEGVAVALGTGYGSRPAPTGLRAWLVEDGAGGADHVLGGREKVMQFETHIDHLNGEDLGMALEALSAMPEVLDVLWLPGVGKKNRPAGLLRVLCLPVQKDGVENAVLRHTHTLGLRVQTLDRVVAPRRAVSVDMAGQSLAAKEYSIEGQTYVRPEADALKAAARRSGVGVPALRNARAKN from the coding sequence ATGCTTTTATATCTTGATTGCTCTGGCGGCATCAGCGGGGATATGACCCTTGCGGCCCTTGCGCACCTTGGGGTGGATTATGCCCCGCTGGCTGCTGCTCTGGCCCGCGCTGGCGTGGATTGCCGCATTGACGCCAGGGGCGAAACACGGCCCGGCGGGCCGGGGAAGATGGTTGCCGTAAGCTGGAATGCCGAAGGGCAGCCATTGCGGCATCCGGCGGATATCGCCGCCATCTTTGGAAGGGTTGACGTCTCGCCCGGCGTGCGCAGCTGTGCGCTGGCAGCCCTGAACGCCCTGACTGAAGCCGAGGCGCACGCGCACCAGATTGCTCCAGCTGAGGTGCATTTTCACGAGGTGGGCGCCATCGATACCCTCGTGGATATTCTGGGTGCGGCCTATGCCGTGGAGGCCCTGGGCGTGAGCCGAATATGCGCCTCGCCCCTGCCGTGGTTTACCGGAAGCGTTGAGTGCGCCCACGGGCGCATCCCGCTGCCAGCGCCCGCAACGGCGTACCTTATGCGCGGCAAACCGGTTTTTGCCACAGATGCGCGCGAGGAGCTTGTTACGCCCACGGGCGCAGCCCTGGTGGATGCGCTGGTAGACCAGTTTGCTTCCGGCCCGGAGGGCGTTGCCGTAGCGCTTGGCACGGGCTACGGCTCCCGCCCAGCGCCCACGGGCCTGAGGGCGTGGCTTGTGGAAGACGGCGCAGGCGGCGCTGACCATGTGCTTGGCGGGCGTGAGAAGGTCATGCAGTTCGAGACCCACATTGATCACCTCAACGGCGAAGACCTGGGTATGGCGCTGGAGGCGCTCTCCGCCATGCCGGAGGTTCTTGACGTGCTTTGGCTGCCGGGCGTGGGCAAGAAGAACCGCCCTGCCGGATTGCTGCGTGTGCTGTGCCTGCCAGTGCAGAAAGATGGTGTGGAAAATGCCGTATTGCGCCACACCCACACTCTGGGCCTGCGCGTGCAGACACTTGATCGCGTGGTTGCACCGCGTCGCGCCGTTTCAGTGGATATGGCGGGGCAGAGCCTTGCAGCCAAGGAGTATTCCATTGAAGGCCAAACGTATGTGCGTCCCGAGGCAGACGCGCTCAAGGCCGCAGCCCGGCGTAGCGGCGTGGGCGTCCCGGCCCTGCGCAACGCGCGTGCCAAAAATTGA
- a CDS encoding FprA family A-type flavoprotein, which produces MQPVEIKKDIFWVGFVDYDHRDFHGYSRSPDGSTYNAYLIKDEKNVLLDTVASGCEGTLLCRMAQVLEPEKIDYIICNHMELDHAGALEAIIERCKPEKIFVSQTGLKSMAGYFDCKDWPVQAVKSGDSINIGKRTIVFQETRMLHWPDSMVSYIPEDKLLVSNDIFGQNIASSARFVDEFGDDGEYTRRVKEYYFNIVLPYSPMVLKTLPVVEKLDIDMIAPDHGLIQRGEKAVRGIIDMYRAMAEQKPQQRALVFYDTMWQSTETMAYAICSGLEENGVPTRIMSVKQNHHSAVMTELADCGAVIAGSPTHNNTVLPLMAAQLTYMKGLRPLNRIGGAFGSYGWSGEGPKFLHEQLASMNMEMPAEPVKCNWRPDHEALKACHQMGVTIAGALKKKCQG; this is translated from the coding sequence ATGCAGCCAGTAGAAATAAAAAAAGATATTTTCTGGGTCGGCTTTGTCGACTATGATCACAGGGATTTTCACGGATATTCCCGCTCGCCTGACGGCTCGACCTACAACGCCTATCTGATCAAGGACGAAAAAAACGTCCTGCTTGATACCGTTGCCTCGGGCTGCGAGGGCACCCTGCTGTGCCGCATGGCCCAGGTGCTTGAGCCGGAAAAGATCGACTACATCATCTGCAACCACATGGAACTGGACCACGCTGGCGCGCTGGAAGCCATTATTGAGCGCTGCAAGCCGGAAAAGATTTTTGTGTCGCAGACCGGCCTCAAGTCGATGGCTGGCTATTTTGACTGCAAAGACTGGCCCGTGCAGGCCGTGAAGAGCGGCGACAGCATCAACATCGGCAAACGCACCATCGTGTTTCAGGAAACCCGCATGCTGCACTGGCCCGACAGCATGGTTTCTTACATTCCCGAAGACAAGCTGCTGGTCAGCAACGACATCTTTGGTCAGAACATCGCCAGTTCCGCGCGCTTTGTTGATGAATTCGGCGATGACGGCGAATACACGCGCCGCGTCAAGGAATACTACTTCAACATTGTTTTGCCCTACTCCCCCATGGTTCTCAAGACCTTGCCCGTGGTTGAAAAGCTCGATATTGACATGATCGCCCCTGACCACGGCCTCATTCAGAGGGGTGAAAAGGCCGTGCGCGGCATCATCGACATGTACCGCGCCATGGCCGAGCAGAAGCCCCAGCAGCGCGCGCTCGTTTTTTACGACACCATGTGGCAGTCCACTGAAACCATGGCCTACGCCATATGCAGCGGCCTGGAAGAAAACGGCGTTCCCACGCGCATCATGAGCGTGAAGCAGAACCACCACAGCGCCGTCATGACCGAACTGGCAGACTGCGGCGCGGTCATCGCCGGTTCGCCCACCCACAACAATACCGTGCTGCCCCTCATGGCCGCCCAGCTTACCTATATGAAGGGTCTGCGCCCCCTGAACCGCATCGGCGGCGCGTTTGGCTCCTACGGCTGGTCGGGCGAAGGCCCCAAATTCCTGCACGAGCAGCTTGCCTCCATGAATATGGAAATGCCCGCTGAACCCGTGAAGTGCAACTGGCGGCCCGATCACGAGGCCCTCAAGGCCTGCCACCAGATGGGCGTCACCATTGCGGGCGCTCTCAAAAAGAAATGCCAGGGCTAA
- the ade gene encoding adenine deaminase, with protein sequence MKHRIDMAAGHEPADILITNARVVDVFSGLVRQDSVAIGDGVFLGFGQREAREVVDAQGAYLLPGFIDAHIHLESSMVTPARFAEMALPHGTTSVVADPHELANVCGTAALRFLLASAQTLPLSIFLALPSCVPATPFEDSGAVLQAKDLAPFMDDPHVASLGEMMNYPGVLSGDPEVLEKIALSHSRRKPVDGHAPALLGRELDAYLCTGIANTHECTTAEEFHQNLMRGCRIFLRDGSAARNLPALAPLVTPGNCHRCAFCCDDRHASELLTAGHMDEVLRKAVALGMDPVTAVRLCTLNAAEAEGLQGKGAIAPGYDADCVLVDDLASFNVRMTFAGGRQIAAEGRMLALLADPPLKDLTNTVRLAPLPDDVFALPLPSGRARVIRLHPGSLVTDAEEHDVTCTNGLFDARQNEGLCKLAVVERHKATGKVGVGILAGYGLRNAAVATSVSHDSHNIVVCGDNDADMLAAVRRVAAMGGGIAVASEGRIFEELPLPVAGLMTHEAPETVVRALDAIHGLLHGHGIPANVAPLMALSFMALPVIPSLKLTARGLFSVADWRFVSVDAAARP encoded by the coding sequence ATGAAACACCGTATCGACATGGCCGCCGGACACGAACCGGCGGATATACTCATCACAAACGCCAGGGTTGTTGATGTTTTTTCCGGTCTGGTGCGGCAGGATTCCGTAGCCATCGGCGATGGGGTCTTTCTAGGTTTCGGCCAGCGCGAAGCCCGCGAGGTGGTGGACGCCCAGGGGGCCTATCTGCTGCCCGGCTTCATTGACGCCCACATCCATCTGGAATCCAGCATGGTCACTCCGGCGCGCTTTGCCGAAATGGCCCTGCCCCACGGCACCACATCCGTGGTGGCCGACCCCCACGAACTGGCGAACGTATGCGGCACCGCGGCCTTGCGCTTCTTACTTGCCAGCGCCCAGACCCTGCCCCTGAGCATCTTTCTGGCCCTGCCCTCGTGCGTCCCGGCCACTCCCTTTGAAGACAGCGGCGCAGTGCTGCAAGCCAAAGACCTGGCTCCCTTCATGGACGACCCGCACGTGGCCTCGCTGGGCGAAATGATGAACTACCCCGGCGTACTCAGCGGCGACCCGGAAGTGCTTGAAAAGATTGCCCTGAGCCATTCGCGGCGCAAGCCCGTTGACGGGCACGCCCCGGCCCTGCTGGGCAGGGAACTTGACGCCTACCTGTGCACGGGCATTGCCAATACGCACGAGTGCACCACCGCTGAAGAATTTCACCAGAACCTCATGCGCGGCTGCCGCATCTTTTTGCGTGACGGCTCCGCAGCGCGCAACCTGCCCGCGCTGGCCCCGCTGGTCACGCCCGGCAACTGCCACCGCTGCGCCTTTTGCTGCGATGACCGCCACGCCTCCGAGCTGCTGACGGCGGGCCATATGGACGAAGTGCTGCGCAAGGCCGTAGCCCTGGGCATGGACCCCGTCACGGCGGTGCGCCTGTGCACCCTCAATGCAGCCGAGGCCGAGGGGCTGCAAGGCAAGGGGGCCATTGCCCCCGGCTATGACGCCGACTGCGTGCTGGTTGACGACCTGGCGTCCTTCAACGTGCGCATGACCTTTGCGGGCGGGCGACAGATTGCTGCGGAGGGCCGCATGCTCGCCCTGCTGGCGGATCCCCCCTTAAAAGACCTGACCAATACGGTGCGGCTTGCGCCCCTGCCGGATGATGTATTTGCGCTGCCCCTGCCATCGGGCCGTGCCCGGGTTATCCGCCTGCACCCCGGTTCTCTGGTGACGGATGCCGAAGAGCACGACGTCACCTGCACCAATGGACTTTTTGACGCCCGCCAGAACGAAGGCCTGTGCAAACTGGCCGTTGTGGAACGCCACAAGGCCACGGGCAAGGTGGGCGTGGGTATTCTGGCCGGATACGGCCTGCGCAACGCGGCTGTGGCAACCTCTGTAAGCCACGACTCGCACAATATTGTGGTCTGCGGCGATAACGATGCAGACATGCTGGCCGCCGTGCGCCGGGTTGCCGCCATGGGCGGCGGCATCGCAGTTGCGAGCGAAGGCCGGATCTTTGAGGAACTGCCCCTGCCCGTGGCCGGGCTGATGACCCACGAAGCCCCGGAAACCGTGGTACGCGCGCTGGATGCCATCCACGGTCTGCTGCACGGGCACGGAATTCCGGCCAATGTGGCTCCGCTCATGGCCCTGAGCTTCATGGCTCTGCCCGTGATTCCCTCGCTCAAGCTGACGGCGCGGGGTCTTTTTTCCGTTGCCGACTGGCGCTTTGTTTCGGTAGACGCGGCAGCGCGGCCCTGA